In Streptomyces dangxiongensis, one DNA window encodes the following:
- the rpmE gene encoding 50S ribosomal protein L31, with translation MKRDIHPEYVETQVSCTCGASFTTRSTIESGTIRAEVCSECHPFYTGKQKILDTGGRVARFEARFGKAAGSKK, from the coding sequence TTGAAGCGCGACATCCACCCCGAGTACGTCGAGACGCAGGTCAGCTGCACCTGTGGCGCGTCGTTCACCACCCGCAGCACCATCGAGTCCGGCACCATCCGGGCCGAGGTCTGCTCCGAGTGCCACCCGTTCTACACGGGCAAGCAGAAGATCCTCGACACCGGTGGCCGTGTGGCCCGCTTCGAGGCCCGCTTCGGCAAGGCCGCCGGCTCCAAGAAGTAG
- a CDS encoding LCP family protein yields the protein MAAESTPEPAITEPGTTGPRRGGKGRRRKARSTRSKAVLVTAWTAAGVVVLGGAGAGFLYFKLNGNIRSVDINQALGSDRPTKIDNGSENILVLGSDTRAGKNKKLGGGTDDGSARSDTAMIVHVYEGHKRAGVVSIPRDTLVDRPRCTDTKGAEHPAASAVMFNDAYSTGGAACAVKTVESISGIRMDHYLEVDFKGFQRLIDDLGGVRLTTTKAIKDPQSHLDLKAGAHTLDGEQALGLVRTRHGVGDGSDLGRIQLQQAFVKALIDQVKHVGVFTDPKKLFDLADTATKAVTTDSDLGSVNSLMDFAGGLKGVDSSHMKMVTMPVRYDPANPNRVLLERNKAALVWNALKNDRPIPKAATEGTATGEATGVVTG from the coding sequence GTGGCCGCCGAGAGCACGCCCGAGCCCGCCATAACCGAGCCGGGCACGACCGGACCGCGCCGCGGGGGCAAGGGCCGCCGCCGCAAGGCCCGCAGCACGCGCAGCAAGGCCGTGCTCGTGACGGCCTGGACGGCCGCGGGCGTGGTCGTGCTGGGCGGTGCCGGCGCCGGGTTCCTCTACTTCAAGCTCAACGGCAACATCCGCAGCGTCGACATCAACCAGGCTCTCGGCAGCGACCGGCCCACGAAGATCGACAACGGTTCCGAGAACATCCTCGTCCTCGGCTCGGACACCCGGGCGGGCAAGAACAAGAAGCTCGGCGGCGGCACGGACGACGGCAGCGCCCGCTCCGACACCGCGATGATCGTCCACGTGTACGAGGGCCACAAGCGGGCCGGCGTGGTCTCCATCCCCCGGGACACCCTCGTCGACCGTCCCCGGTGCACCGACACCAAGGGCGCCGAACACCCCGCCGCGTCCGCCGTGATGTTCAACGATGCGTACTCCACCGGGGGCGCCGCCTGCGCGGTGAAGACCGTCGAGTCCATCAGCGGCATCCGCATGGACCACTACCTGGAGGTCGACTTCAAGGGCTTCCAGAGGCTCATCGACGACCTCGGCGGGGTCCGGTTGACGACCACCAAGGCCATCAAGGACCCGCAGAGCCACCTGGACCTCAAGGCCGGCGCGCACACCCTGGACGGCGAGCAGGCGCTGGGTCTGGTCCGCACCCGGCACGGCGTGGGCGATGGTTCCGACCTGGGCCGCATCCAGCTCCAGCAGGCCTTCGTCAAGGCACTGATCGACCAGGTCAAGCACGTCGGCGTCTTCACGGACCCCAAGAAGCTGTTCGACCTCGCCGACACCGCCACCAAGGCCGTCACCACCGACTCCGACCTCGGCTCGGTCAACTCCCTGATGGACTTCGCGGGCGGCCTCAAGGGCGTCGACTCGTCGCACATGAAGATGGTCACGATGCCCGTCCGGTACGACCCGGCCAACCCCAACCGGGTCCTGCTGGAGCGGAACAAGGCCGCGCTGGTGTGGAACGCCCTGAAGAACGACCGGCCGATCCCCAAGGCCGCCACGGAAGGCACGGCCACGGGCGAGGCCACGGGCGTCGTGACCGGCTAG
- the prmC gene encoding peptide chain release factor N(5)-glutamine methyltransferase, which translates to MNLLLAEVAQATQRLADAGVPSPRNDAEELAAFVHGVKRGALHSVKDSDFDARYWEVIARREQREPLQHITGRAYFRYLELQVGPGVFVPRPETESVVGWAIDAVRAMDVVEPCIVDLCTGSGAIALALAQEVPRSRVHAVELSEDALVWTRKNVSGSRVDLRQGDALAAFPDLDGQVDLVISNPPYIPLTEWEYVAPEARDYDPELALFSGEDGLDLIRGIERTAHRLLRPGGVVVIEHADTQGGQVPWIFTEERGWADAADHPDLNNRPRFATARKALP; encoded by the coding sequence GTGAACCTGCTGCTCGCAGAGGTGGCCCAGGCCACCCAGCGGCTGGCCGACGCCGGCGTGCCCTCGCCGCGCAATGACGCGGAGGAGCTGGCCGCGTTCGTGCACGGCGTGAAGCGCGGCGCCCTCCACTCCGTGAAGGACAGCGACTTCGACGCCCGGTACTGGGAGGTCATCGCCCGGCGCGAGCAGCGCGAGCCGCTCCAGCACATCACCGGGCGGGCGTACTTCCGGTACCTGGAGCTCCAGGTCGGGCCCGGGGTGTTCGTGCCCCGGCCCGAGACGGAGTCCGTGGTCGGCTGGGCCATAGACGCCGTACGCGCCATGGACGTCGTCGAGCCGTGCATCGTCGACCTGTGCACCGGCTCCGGCGCCATCGCGCTGGCCCTCGCCCAGGAGGTGCCGCGCTCCCGCGTCCACGCCGTGGAACTGTCCGAGGACGCCCTGGTGTGGACGCGCAAGAACGTGTCCGGGTCGCGGGTCGACCTGCGCCAGGGTGACGCCCTCGCGGCCTTCCCCGACCTGGACGGCCAGGTCGACCTGGTCATCTCCAACCCGCCGTACATCCCGCTCACCGAATGGGAGTACGTCGCCCCGGAGGCCCGCGACTACGACCCGGAGCTGGCCCTGTTCTCCGGTGAGGACGGACTCGACCTCATCCGGGGCATCGAACGCACCGCGCACCGGCTGCTGCGCCCGGGCGGCGTCGTCGTGATCGAGCACGCCGACACCCAGGGCGGCCAGGTGCCGTGGATCTTCACCGAGGAGCGGGGCTGGGCCGACGCGGCCGACCACCCCGACCTCAACAACCGCCCCCGCTTCGCCACCGCCCGCAAGGCGCTGCCGTGA
- the prfA gene encoding peptide chain release factor 1, whose translation MFEAVEELVVEHADLEKTLADPSVHADQANARKLNKRYAELTPIVATYRSWKQTGDDVETAREFAADDPDFVAEVKDLEKQRAELTEKLRLLLVPRDPSDDKDVILEIKAGAGGDESALFAGDLLRMYLRYAERVGWKTEIIDATESELGGYKDVQVAVKVRGQSEPGQGVWARLKYEGGVHRVQRVPATESQGRIHTSAAGVLVTPEAEEVDVEINPNDLRIDVYRSSGPGGQSVNTTDSAVRITHLPTGVVASCQNEKSQLQNKEQALRILRSRLLAAAQEEAEREAADARRSQVRTVDRSEKIRTYNFAENRISDHRVGFKAYNLDQVLDGDLDAVIQACVDADSAAKLAAA comes from the coding sequence ATGTTCGAGGCCGTCGAGGAACTCGTCGTCGAGCACGCCGACCTGGAGAAGACGCTCGCCGACCCGTCGGTCCACGCCGACCAGGCGAACGCGCGCAAGCTGAACAAGCGCTACGCCGAGCTGACCCCGATCGTCGCCACGTACCGCTCCTGGAAGCAGACCGGCGACGACGTGGAGACCGCGCGCGAGTTCGCGGCCGACGACCCCGACTTCGTCGCCGAGGTCAAGGACCTGGAGAAGCAGCGCGCGGAGCTGACCGAGAAGCTGCGGCTGCTGCTCGTCCCGCGCGATCCGAGTGACGACAAGGACGTCATTCTGGAGATCAAGGCGGGCGCCGGCGGTGACGAGTCGGCACTGTTCGCCGGTGACCTGCTGCGCATGTACCTGCGCTACGCCGAGCGCGTCGGCTGGAAGACCGAGATCATCGACGCCACCGAGTCCGAGCTGGGCGGCTACAAGGACGTCCAGGTCGCGGTGAAGGTCCGCGGGCAGTCCGAGCCCGGTCAGGGCGTGTGGGCCCGGCTGAAGTACGAGGGCGGCGTGCACCGCGTGCAGCGGGTGCCGGCCACCGAGTCGCAGGGCCGTATCCACACCTCCGCCGCCGGTGTCCTCGTCACGCCGGAGGCCGAGGAGGTCGACGTCGAGATCAACCCCAACGACCTGCGCATCGACGTGTACCGGTCCTCCGGCCCGGGCGGCCAGTCCGTCAACACCACCGACTCCGCCGTGCGGATCACGCACCTCCCCACCGGTGTCGTCGCCTCCTGTCAGAACGAGAAGAGCCAGCTCCAGAACAAGGAGCAGGCGCTGCGTATCCTGCGCTCCAGGCTGCTCGCGGCGGCGCAGGAGGAGGCCGAGCGGGAGGCCGCCGACGCCCGCCGCAGCCAGGTCCGCACCGTCGACCGCTCCGAGAAGATCCGCACCTACAACTTCGCGGAGAACCGGATCTCCGACCACCGCGTCGGCTTCAAGGCGTACAACCTGGACCAGGTCCTGGACGGCGACCTCGACGCGGTCATCCAGGCCTGCGTCGACGCAGACTCGGCGGCGAAGCTCGCCGCCGCGTAA